In a single window of the Acidobacteriota bacterium genome:
- the crcB gene encoding fluoride efflux transporter CrcB has protein sequence MAYLWISIGAVLGACARFAVTHYSSVKTAHHGFPYGTLFVNVTGSLLAGFVLAYVAGRAQLDSRWQLFLVTGFCGAYTTFSAFAFETVSYAQEGRWGLFALNFILNNALCLAAVLAGTRAAAASA, from the coding sequence GTGGCCTACCTTTGGATCTCGATCGGCGCAGTGCTGGGCGCATGTGCCCGCTTTGCTGTCACTCATTACTCGTCCGTCAAGACCGCACACCATGGCTTTCCCTACGGCACGTTGTTCGTGAATGTGACCGGAAGCCTGCTCGCCGGATTCGTCCTCGCCTACGTCGCGGGACGCGCGCAGCTAGATAGCCGCTGGCAGCTATTCCTGGTCACGGGATTCTGCGGCGCGTACACCACGTTCTCCGCGTTTGCGTTCGAGACGGTGAGCTACGCGCAGGAAGGGCGCTGGGGATTGTTCGCGCTCAACTTCATCCTGAACAACGCACTCTGCCTGGCGGCGGTGCTGGCGGGAACGCGCGCGGCGGCGGCATCGGCCTAG
- a CDS encoding oligopeptide transporter, OPT family has product MRAEFTPRAILLGGFFGLLFGAVTVYVGLRAGLTVAASIPIAVLSISILRAFGKSTILENNIVQTTGSAGESIAGGVIFTLPALIFLGFPLEYARIFLLTLFGGWLGVLFMIPLRRQLIVKEHGNLLYPEGTACADVLIAGDRGGSFASRVFMGLGLGSLYTLFQNENMFSAWQSTPTYNPKWLPGSSIRANTTAEYLGVGYIIGPRIAGVIFSGGVFAWLVVMPAIKFFGGNLTAPLYPGPKLISAMAPDELWRYYIRPMGAGAVAAAGLITLLKTIPTIVAALSAGLSDLKKGAAGVASRKRTDDDLPMSWALIGAGVILAMMWAMLTFYPVPGAHTSWYANIAAAIFVVIFGFLFVTVSSRITGLIGTSSNPISGMAIATLMATCAVFLALGWTGPAFGALAISIGGVVCIASANAGNTSQDLKTGFLVGATPRKQQYALLIGVMVSVFAIGITLMGMNKGLESYRPFTSTSPIDVNNLTTGVTVQEVELPAQVRVTDDKGAHLQTVNGSQYQVINAIGSRELPDGKYLYNPATKQIEIQWIQGIGSERAAAPQARLMATVINGILNQQLPWGLVLLGVFLVIAIELLGIRSLSFAVGFYIPMATTLAIFIGGLVRWLAETAAERAGQKAEETDVSPGSLYASGLIAAGGIVGLLGIAVKLMETQGWLPEGAVAWGNHLPWMASGSPVGHWIGVVTFVALAYSLYHFARKPLETT; this is encoded by the coding sequence ATGCGCGCCGAGTTTACCCCGCGCGCCATCCTGCTCGGCGGTTTCTTCGGACTGCTCTTTGGCGCCGTCACCGTCTACGTGGGTCTGCGCGCCGGCCTCACCGTCGCGGCCTCCATCCCTATCGCGGTGCTCTCCATCAGCATCCTGCGCGCCTTCGGCAAATCGACCATCCTCGAGAACAACATCGTGCAGACCACCGGCTCGGCCGGTGAATCCATCGCCGGCGGCGTTATCTTCACGCTGCCCGCGCTCATCTTTCTCGGCTTCCCGCTCGAGTACGCGCGCATCTTCCTGCTCACTCTTTTCGGCGGATGGCTCGGCGTCCTCTTCATGATCCCGCTGCGCCGCCAGCTCATCGTCAAGGAGCACGGCAACCTGCTTTATCCGGAAGGCACCGCGTGTGCGGACGTGCTCATCGCCGGCGACCGCGGCGGCTCGTTTGCCAGCCGCGTCTTCATGGGACTGGGACTCGGCTCGCTCTACACCCTCTTCCAGAACGAGAACATGTTCTCGGCGTGGCAATCCACGCCAACGTATAACCCGAAGTGGCTGCCGGGCTCGTCGATCCGCGCCAACACCACCGCCGAATATCTGGGCGTGGGATACATCATCGGACCGCGCATCGCCGGCGTCATCTTTTCCGGTGGCGTCTTCGCCTGGCTCGTCGTCATGCCGGCCATCAAGTTCTTCGGCGGCAATCTGACCGCTCCGCTTTATCCCGGACCGAAACTCATCTCCGCCATGGCGCCGGACGAACTCTGGCGCTACTACATCCGTCCCATGGGCGCCGGAGCCGTGGCCGCCGCCGGCCTCATCACGCTGCTGAAAACCATTCCCACCATCGTCGCCGCACTGAGCGCCGGGCTTTCCGATCTGAAAAAAGGCGCCGCCGGGGTCGCCTCGCGCAAGCGCACCGATGACGATCTGCCGATGTCCTGGGCGCTCATCGGCGCGGGCGTGATCCTCGCAATGATGTGGGCCATGCTCACGTTCTATCCCGTACCCGGCGCGCACACGAGTTGGTACGCCAACATTGCCGCCGCCATCTTCGTCGTCATCTTCGGATTCCTCTTCGTCACCGTCTCCTCGCGCATTACCGGACTCATCGGCACCTCGTCGAATCCCATCTCCGGCATGGCCATCGCCACGCTCATGGCCACCTGCGCCGTCTTCCTCGCGCTCGGCTGGACGGGCCCTGCGTTCGGCGCGCTCGCTATTTCCATCGGCGGCGTCGTCTGCATCGCTTCCGCCAACGCCGGCAACACTTCGCAGGATTTGAAGACCGGATTCCTCGTCGGCGCCACGCCGCGCAAACAGCAGTATGCGCTGCTCATCGGCGTGATGGTCTCCGTCTTCGCTATCGGCATCACCCTGATGGGCATGAACAAAGGGCTCGAGTCCTACCGCCCCTTCACCTCCACCAGTCCCATCGACGTCAACAACCTGACTACTGGCGTCACGGTGCAAGAGGTCGAACTCCCCGCCCAGGTCCGCGTAACGGACGACAAGGGCGCCCACCTGCAGACCGTCAACGGTTCGCAGTACCAGGTGATCAACGCGATCGGCTCACGCGAACTGCCCGACGGAAAATATCTCTACAATCCCGCGACCAAGCAGATCGAGATCCAGTGGATCCAGGGCATCGGATCGGAGCGCGCCGCCGCGCCGCAAGCGCGCCTCATGGCCACCGTCATCAACGGCATCTTGAACCAGCAACTGCCGTGGGGGCTCGTGCTGCTCGGCGTCTTCCTGGTGATCGCCATCGAACTCCTCGGCATCCGCTCGCTCTCCTTTGCCGTCGGCTTCTATATCCCGATGGCGACCACGCTCGCCATCTTTATTGGCGGCCTGGTTCGCTGGCTGGCTGAAACCGCCGCTGAACGTGCCGGACAGAAGGCCGAAGAGACGGACGTCTCGCCCGGCTCGCTCTACGCTTCTGGACTCATCGCTGCCGGCGGCATCGTCGGACTGCTGGGCATCGCGGTGAAGCTGATGGAGACGCAAGGCTGGCTCCCCGAAGGCGCCGTCGCCTGGGGCAATCATCTTCCCTGGATGGCCAGCGGCTCGCCCGTCGGGCATTGGATCGGTGTCGTGACGTTCGTCGCGCTGGCATACTCGCTCTACCACTTCGCGCGCAAGCCGCTCGAGACCAC